The proteins below are encoded in one region of Coffea arabica cultivar ET-39 chromosome 4c, Coffea Arabica ET-39 HiFi, whole genome shotgun sequence:
- the LOC113739784 gene encoding uncharacterized protein isoform X3 encodes MSPVAAATSFHGLPFPEFPQYPSLPRHHLLIPKPPFSPLSHPTTFLKFRPGQHYQTRLFIRRPQYSITTKPQEFSDTTYDRELRYVLELATDAELYELEQILFGTSYFSPLLKSIAKKEDIDYYMIGEDPEERDEYISMLEKRFLYLAADARSVLRGWRPSYRNVLLGVRKKLNIPCSSKLATEDLEAEIFLHMLQDYSGQASGSLNGSQENVKNSDGNGTLEHGLSQWKVQTATALRDGAADLRSMILKLAKGLSGKMFQEAAKYQLKNELIKEGANLAAVNLESRAALHAAKQVKSVAGAASRYLGIRSMMTLLGPMLWGTFLADVVIQMLGTDYARILRAIYALAQIRILHTK; translated from the exons ATGTCTCCGGTGGCCGCAGCCACTAGCTTCCATGGCCTCCCCTTCCCTGAATTCCCTCAATACCCCTCTCTTCCCCGTCATCACCTTCTCATCCCTAAACCACCCTTTTCCCCTCTCTCCCACCCCACA ACATTTCTGAAGTTCCGGCCGGGTCAGCATTATCAAACAAGGCTTTTCATTCGCCGTCCTCAGTACTCAATTACAACAAAACCGCAAG AATTTAGTGATACTACCTATGATCGAGAGCTTCGGTACGTGCTTGAGCTTGCTACAGACGCTGAATTATATGAGCTTGAGCAAATTTTATTTGGTACAAG TTATTTTAGTCCGTTATTGAAGTCGATTGCAAAAAAGGAAGATATTGATTACTATATGATTGGAGAGGACCCGGAGGAAAGAGATGAGTATATATCCATGTTGGAGAAGAGATTCTTGTACCTTGCTGCCGATGCGCGCTCTGTTTTAAG GGGTTGGAGGCCTTCCTATAGGAACGTACTTCTTGGAGTGAGGAAAAAGTTAAATATACCTTGTTCATCTAAATTGGCTACCGAGGATCTAGAAGCAGAGATTTTTCTTCACATGCTGCAAGACTATTCAGG ACAAGCATCTGGCAGCTTAAATGGGTCACAGGAAAATGTGAAAAATTCTGATGGCAATGGTACTTTAGAACATGGACTCAGTCAGTGGAAGGTCCAAACAGCTACTGCTTTAAGGGATGGGGCTGCAGATCTCAGATCAATGATATTGAAG CTAGCAAAGGGATTATCTGGAAAGATGTTCCAGGAAGCTGCCAAGTATCAGCTGAAGAATGAATTGATTAAAGAG GGGGCAAATTTGGCAGCTGTCAATCTTGAATCCAGAGCGGCTTTGCATGCTGCAAAGCAGGTAAAG AGTGTAGCAGGTGCAGCCTCCCGATATCTGGGGATTAGGAGTATGATGACACTTTTGGGCCCAAT GCTCTGGGGAACTTTTCTCGCGGATGTTGTCATTCAAATGCTCGGAACTGATTATGCTAGAATCCTGCGGGCCATCTATGCATTAGCACAG ATTCGCATCCTCCACACCAAATAG
- the LOC113739786 gene encoding protein REDOX 2-like — protein MPETMEKVEQKIPEIAVLNSGHKMAVAGLGCAAHPLPPLEQLVTTFIDAMEIGYRHFDTAACYGTEEALGRAVAKALEIGLIKSRDELFITSKLWCTDADHDLVLPALKQTLGKLGLEYLDLYLVHWPVRVKHGAEKFNFAKDEILPFDIHGTWQAMEGCTKLGLTKSIGLSNFTCEKICKLLEIATIPPAVNQVEMNVGWQQRKLVPFAKDRGIRICAWSPLASYGGLWGNNAVMENPVLKDIAASKSKSVAQVALRWIYQQGASFVAKSFNKERMKQNLQIFDWELTKEEMDQILQIPQRRGFAGEVFVHPTGPYKSVEELWDGDT, from the exons ATGCCTGAGACAATGGAAAAAGTTGAACAAAAAATCCCTGAAATAGCAGTATTAAATTCGGGCCACAAAATGGCAGTGGCGGGCTTAGGATGTGCCGCACATCCTTTGCCACCATTAGAGCAATTAGTAACAACTTTTATTGATGCAATGGAGATTGGATACAGGCATTTCGATACAGCAGCATGCTATGGCACAGAGGAGGCCCTTGGTAGAGCTGTGGCTAAAGCACTAGAGATTGGATTAATTAAGAGCAGGGATGAATTGTTCATCACTTCTAAACTTTGGTGTACTGATGCTGATCATGACCTTGTTCTGCCTGCCCTCAAACAAACTCTTGG GAAGTTGGGGCTGGAGTATTTGGATCTTTATTTGGTTCACTGGCCAGTAAGGGTAAAGCACGGTGCTGAGAAGTTCAATTTCGCCAAAGATGAAATTCTCCCTTTTGATATCCATGGAACGTGGCAGGCCATGGAAGGATGCACCAAATTAGGTTTGACAAAGTCCATCGGTCTGAGCAACTTCACTTGTGAGAAAATCTGTAAACTCCTAGAAATTGCTACCATCCCTCCAGCAGTTAATCAG GTGGAGATGAATGTTGGTTGGCAGCAGAGAAAATTGGTGCCATTTGCAAAAGACAGAGGGATTCGTATATGTGCCTGGTCTCCTCTTGCATCTTATGGTGGTCTTTGGGGCAACAATGCAGTCATGGAGAATCCAGTGCTCAAGGATATTGCTGCCTCAAAAAGCAAGTCCGTGGCACAG GTTGCTTTGCGATGGATATATCAGCAAGGAGCAAGCTTTGTTGCGAAGAGCTTCAACAAGGAAAGGATGAAACAAAACCTCCAAATATTTGATTGGGAACTCACCAAGGAAGAAATGGATCAAATTCTGCAGATTCCTCAGCGGAGAGGCTTTGCTGGGGAAGTGTTTGTTCATCCAACCGGGCCATACAAATCGGTCGAGGAACTTTGGGATGGCGACACCTGA
- the LOC113739784 gene encoding uncharacterized protein isoform X1, whose protein sequence is MSPVAAATSFHGLPFPEFPQYPSLPRHHLLIPKPPFSPLSHPTTFLKFRPGQHYQTRLFIRRPQYSITTKPQEFSDTTYDRELRYVLELATDAELYELEQILFGTSYFSPLLKSIAKKEDIDYYMIGEDPEERDEYISMLEKRFLYLAADARSVLRGWRPSYRNVLLGVRKKLNIPCSSKLATEDLEAEIFLHMLQDYSGQASGSLNGSQENVKNSDGNGTLEHGLSQWKVQTATALRDGAADLRSMILKGGGVLTLGKLYELLAKGLSGKMFQEAAKYQLKNELIKEGANLAAVNLESRAALHAAKQVKSVAGAASRYLGIRSMMTLLGPMLWGTFLADVVIQMLGTDYARILRAIYALAQIRILHTK, encoded by the exons ATGTCTCCGGTGGCCGCAGCCACTAGCTTCCATGGCCTCCCCTTCCCTGAATTCCCTCAATACCCCTCTCTTCCCCGTCATCACCTTCTCATCCCTAAACCACCCTTTTCCCCTCTCTCCCACCCCACA ACATTTCTGAAGTTCCGGCCGGGTCAGCATTATCAAACAAGGCTTTTCATTCGCCGTCCTCAGTACTCAATTACAACAAAACCGCAAG AATTTAGTGATACTACCTATGATCGAGAGCTTCGGTACGTGCTTGAGCTTGCTACAGACGCTGAATTATATGAGCTTGAGCAAATTTTATTTGGTACAAG TTATTTTAGTCCGTTATTGAAGTCGATTGCAAAAAAGGAAGATATTGATTACTATATGATTGGAGAGGACCCGGAGGAAAGAGATGAGTATATATCCATGTTGGAGAAGAGATTCTTGTACCTTGCTGCCGATGCGCGCTCTGTTTTAAG GGGTTGGAGGCCTTCCTATAGGAACGTACTTCTTGGAGTGAGGAAAAAGTTAAATATACCTTGTTCATCTAAATTGGCTACCGAGGATCTAGAAGCAGAGATTTTTCTTCACATGCTGCAAGACTATTCAGG ACAAGCATCTGGCAGCTTAAATGGGTCACAGGAAAATGTGAAAAATTCTGATGGCAATGGTACTTTAGAACATGGACTCAGTCAGTGGAAGGTCCAAACAGCTACTGCTTTAAGGGATGGGGCTGCAGATCTCAGATCAATGATATTGAAG GGTGGCGGGGTGCTCACACTGGGCAAATTGTATGAGCTG CTAGCAAAGGGATTATCTGGAAAGATGTTCCAGGAAGCTGCCAAGTATCAGCTGAAGAATGAATTGATTAAAGAG GGGGCAAATTTGGCAGCTGTCAATCTTGAATCCAGAGCGGCTTTGCATGCTGCAAAGCAGGTAAAG AGTGTAGCAGGTGCAGCCTCCCGATATCTGGGGATTAGGAGTATGATGACACTTTTGGGCCCAAT GCTCTGGGGAACTTTTCTCGCGGATGTTGTCATTCAAATGCTCGGAACTGATTATGCTAGAATCCTGCGGGCCATCTATGCATTAGCACAG ATTCGCATCCTCCACACCAAATAG
- the LOC113739788 gene encoding thylakoid lumenal 17.9 kDa protein, chloroplastic, whose translation MALKFNGQLLLPSYPKFPTTDQLPIKVSACHPPFADHRLLQLHSPNKAKKPFLLSKVLSLAIAITLSSSESPSPSLAIPALNGSQTSQSPLLPTTTPFSQAKNLPIGLENGKIRPCPSINPGCVSTNPNSASFALPWVIPESSSRDAIKQLEDAILMTQKNVKIQSVEDTPYGKYLQAEVDGGFSRDVLEFLVKGGATVTYRAMATKVTYVYPFTTAFGDSKGQEERMKQIVQRLGWYAPNLDFED comes from the exons ATGGCACTGAAATTCAATGGTCAGCTTCTTCTTCCTTCGTATCCCAAATTCCCAACGACTGATCAATTGCCCATCAAAGTCTCTGCTTGTCATCCTCCATTTGCAGACCATAGACTGCTACAATTACATTCCCCCAACAAGGCAAAGAAGCCATTTTTGTTATCCAAAGTACTCTCACTAGCCATCGCTATAACCCTATCATCCTCCGAGTCTCCATCACCTTCCTTGGCTATCCCTGCTCTCAATGGTTCCCAGACTTCTCAGTCTCCTTTACTCCCTACAACTActccattttctcaagccaaaAACTTGCCAATTGGGCTGGAAAACGG AAAAATCAGGCCTTGCCCCTCCATAAATCCAGGTTGTGTATCAACTAACCCCAACTCGGCTTCTTTTGCATTACCATGGGTGATCCCTGAAAGTTCTTCACGAGATGCCATTAAG CAATTAGAGGATGCAATTCTCATGACACAGAAGAATGTGAAGATCCAAAGCGTTGAAGACACTCCATATG GTAAATACCTGCAGGCTGAGGTTGATGGGGGATTTAGCCGCGATGTCTTGGAATTTTTAGTAAAAGGAGGCGCAACTGTTACATATAGAGCTATGGCCACAAAGGTGACTTATGTTTACCCCTTCACTACAGCTTTTGGAGATTCTAAAGGacaagaagaaagaatgaaGCAGATTGTACAGCGGCTAGGGTGGTAtgctccaaatcttgattttgaaGATTAG
- the LOC140005221 gene encoding uncharacterized protein isoform X2, translating into MIEFTPLQLKQAQEDGLGIDTELNDTLKKYTVLNYRIVHFHWHFQKTLKFLLHLAVHQQGMQKNHQIVIPTTKLVLEEIAEASSYKEGQASTTSGAKRSLEFPKDLPADTLAKHATKTPEQFAKEPTKSYSPPGNIKDSSAKKAKANED; encoded by the exons ATGATTGAGTTCACTCCACTGCAACTTAAGCAAGCACAAGAAGAT GGCCTTGGAATAGACACTGAACTTAATGATACCTTGAAAAAGTACACAGTG CTGAACTATCGCATAGTCCACTTCCACTGGCACTTCCAGAAAACACTCAAGTTTCTTCTGCACTTGGCAGTTCATCAGCAAGGCAtgcagaaaaatcatcaaataGTCATACCAACCACAAAGTTGGTACTTGAAGAAATTGCTGAAGCTAGTTCTTACAAAGAAGGCCAGGCATCTACAACCAGTGGAGCAAAAAGAAGCCTTGAGTTTCCAAAAGATTTACCAGCAGACACACTTGCTAAACATGCAACAAAGACTCCTGAACAGTTTGCCAAAGAACCTACAAAATCGTATAGTCCACCTGGCAATATCAAAGATAGTTCAGCAAAGAAAGCTAAAGCAAACGAAGACTGA
- the LOC113739784 gene encoding uncharacterized protein isoform X2, producing MSPVAAATSFHGLPFPEFPQYPSLPRHHLLIPKPPFSPLSHPTTFLKFRPGQHYQTRLFIRRPQYSITTKPQEFSDTTYDRELRYVLELATDAELYELEQILFGTSYFSPLLKSIAKKEDIDYYMIGEDPEERDEYISMLEKRFLYLAADARSVLRGWRPSYRNVLLGVRKKLNIPCSSKLATEDLEAEIFLHMLQDYSGQASGSLNGSQENVKNSDGNGTLEHGLSQWKVQTATALRDGAADLRSMILKGGGVLTLGKLYELLAKGLSGKMFQEAAKYQLKNELIKEGANLAAVNLESRAALHAAKQSVAGAASRYLGIRSMMTLLGPMLWGTFLADVVIQMLGTDYARILRAIYALAQIRILHTK from the exons ATGTCTCCGGTGGCCGCAGCCACTAGCTTCCATGGCCTCCCCTTCCCTGAATTCCCTCAATACCCCTCTCTTCCCCGTCATCACCTTCTCATCCCTAAACCACCCTTTTCCCCTCTCTCCCACCCCACA ACATTTCTGAAGTTCCGGCCGGGTCAGCATTATCAAACAAGGCTTTTCATTCGCCGTCCTCAGTACTCAATTACAACAAAACCGCAAG AATTTAGTGATACTACCTATGATCGAGAGCTTCGGTACGTGCTTGAGCTTGCTACAGACGCTGAATTATATGAGCTTGAGCAAATTTTATTTGGTACAAG TTATTTTAGTCCGTTATTGAAGTCGATTGCAAAAAAGGAAGATATTGATTACTATATGATTGGAGAGGACCCGGAGGAAAGAGATGAGTATATATCCATGTTGGAGAAGAGATTCTTGTACCTTGCTGCCGATGCGCGCTCTGTTTTAAG GGGTTGGAGGCCTTCCTATAGGAACGTACTTCTTGGAGTGAGGAAAAAGTTAAATATACCTTGTTCATCTAAATTGGCTACCGAGGATCTAGAAGCAGAGATTTTTCTTCACATGCTGCAAGACTATTCAGG ACAAGCATCTGGCAGCTTAAATGGGTCACAGGAAAATGTGAAAAATTCTGATGGCAATGGTACTTTAGAACATGGACTCAGTCAGTGGAAGGTCCAAACAGCTACTGCTTTAAGGGATGGGGCTGCAGATCTCAGATCAATGATATTGAAG GGTGGCGGGGTGCTCACACTGGGCAAATTGTATGAGCTG CTAGCAAAGGGATTATCTGGAAAGATGTTCCAGGAAGCTGCCAAGTATCAGCTGAAGAATGAATTGATTAAAGAG GGGGCAAATTTGGCAGCTGTCAATCTTGAATCCAGAGCGGCTTTGCATGCTGCAAAGCAG AGTGTAGCAGGTGCAGCCTCCCGATATCTGGGGATTAGGAGTATGATGACACTTTTGGGCCCAAT GCTCTGGGGAACTTTTCTCGCGGATGTTGTCATTCAAATGCTCGGAACTGATTATGCTAGAATCCTGCGGGCCATCTATGCATTAGCACAG ATTCGCATCCTCCACACCAAATAG
- the LOC113739785 gene encoding probable arabinose 5-phosphate isomerase, which translates to MGSLPPLQFIPNPDPNCKDHQQELINPDNLLNLFKTQQKYLNHFFQNLDLSQTLSFTQTLLNSTGTIFFTGVGKSGFVAQKISQTLVSLGIKSGFLSPVDALHGDIGILSSADVLVMFSKSGNTEELVRLAPCAKAKGAYLISITSLEPNALMGLCDMNVNLPLERELCPFDLAPVTSTAIQMVFGDTVAIALMGARNFNKEMYAANHPAGRIGKSLIFKVKDLMKKKDELPVCREGDLIMDQLVELTSKGCGCLLVVDNDYHLLGTFTDGDLRRTLKASGEGIFKLTVGEMCNRRPRTIDPDAMAVEAMKKMESPPSAVQFLPVVNHDNILIGIVTLHGLVSAGL; encoded by the exons ATGGGATCTCTTCCACCCCTGCAATTCATCCCAAATCCCGATCCCAATTGCAAAGATCATCAACAAGAATTGATAAACCCTGATAACTTGCTCAATCTCTTCAAAACCCAGCAAAAATACCTCAACCATTTCTTCCAAAACCTTGATCTTTCTCAGACCCTTTCGTTCACTCAAACTCTCCTCAATTCCACCGGCACCATTTTCTTCACCGGCGTCGGGAAGTCTGGATTTGTAGCTCAGAAGATCTCGCAGACCCTCGTTTCGCTCGGGATCAAGTCCGGGTTTTTATCCCCTGTGGACGCGCTTCATGGGGACATCGGCATTTTGTCTTCGGCTGATGTTCTGGTTATGTTTAGCAAGAGCGGGAATACGGAGGAGTTGGTCAGGCTGGCGCCTTGTGCCAAGGCTAAAGGAGCGTATTTGATCTCGATTACGTCTCTGGAGCCCAATGCCTTGATGGGTTTGTGTGATATGAATGTGAATTTGCCGCTGGAGAGAGAATTGTGCCCCTTTGATTTGGCCCCTGTGACGTCGACCGCGATTCAGATGGTTTTTGGGGATACGGTGGCGATTGCTCTGATGGGTGCCCGGAATTTTAACAAAGAAATGTACGCTGCCAATCATCCAGCTGGAAGAATTGGGAAAAGCTTGATCTTTAAG GTAAAGGATCTCATGAAGAAGAAGGATGAACTTCCAGTTTGCAGGGAGGGGGATCTGATTATGGATCAACTAGTAGAGCTAACCAGCAAAGGATGTGGATGCCTTCTCGTTGTTGATAATGATTACCATTTGTTAGGTACTTTTACTGATGGTGATCTACGGCGCACATTGAAAGCTAGTGGTGAAGGAATCTTTAAGCTCACCGTGGGTGAAATGTGTAACAG GCGCCCAAGAACAATTGATCCCGATGCAATGGCAGTTGAAGCGATGAAGAAGATGGAATCTCCACCATCTGCAGTACAATTCTTGCCTGTAGTCAATCATGACAATATCTTGATCGGTATTGTGACCTTGCACGGATTGGTTTCAGCTGGGTTATGA